The Metabacillus litoralis genome contains a region encoding:
- the ybeY gene encoding rRNA maturation RNase YbeY, whose protein sequence is MRLSIDSHDETNELTEKEIHTVEELLQFAAEQEGITEGAEISVTFVTNERIQEVNRDYRDKDQPTDVISFALEEMGEGEVEIVGIDQPRMLGDIIISIPRTKEQAQDYGHSFMRELGFLAVHGFLHLLGYDHMTEADEKEMFTKQKEILNQYGLKRSETI, encoded by the coding sequence ATGAGATTATCTATCGATAGTCATGATGAAACAAATGAATTAACTGAAAAGGAAATACATACAGTTGAAGAACTTTTGCAGTTTGCTGCTGAACAAGAAGGGATAACAGAAGGTGCTGAGATCTCAGTCACATTCGTTACAAATGAACGTATACAAGAAGTAAACCGGGATTATCGAGACAAAGATCAACCAACTGATGTTATTTCATTTGCTTTAGAAGAGATGGGAGAAGGCGAGGTTGAAATTGTTGGTATAGATCAACCTCGAATGCTTGGAGATATCATTATATCGATTCCTCGGACCAAAGAACAGGCTCAGGATTATGGTCATTCATTTATGAGGGAGCTGGGGTTTTTAGCTGTACATGGTTTTCTCCATCTTTTAGGTTATGATCATATGACAGAAGCTGATGAAAAAGAGATGTTTACTAAACAAAAGGAAATTTTAAATCAATATGGACTTAAAAGATCCGAAACTATCTGA
- a CDS encoding diacylglycerol kinase, with product MDLKDPKLSEWKRFFRSFIFAWSGIIQTFKTERNFQIHVSISFIMLIVGMLLGFTTFEWVLLLFLLGGMLSLELINTALEHVVDLITPDYHPLAKAAKDAAAGAVLVYAFLSVIIGVIIIWSHLKLFV from the coding sequence ATGGACTTAAAAGATCCGAAACTATCTGAATGGAAGCGTTTTTTTAGAAGCTTTATATTTGCTTGGTCCGGTATTATTCAAACCTTTAAAACGGAGAGGAATTTTCAGATCCATGTTTCTATTTCCTTCATCATGCTAATAGTGGGAATGCTTCTAGGGTTTACAACATTTGAATGGGTTCTTCTCCTGTTTTTACTCGGTGGTATGCTTTCGTTAGAATTGATCAATACCGCTTTAGAGCATGTTGTTGATTTAATTACACCAGATTACCACCCGCTTGCAAAAGCAGCAAAAGACGCTGCGGCTGGAGCGGTTTTGGTATATGCGTTTCTTTCGGTTATAATTGGTGTAATTATTATATGGAGTCATCTTAAATTATTTGTATAG